One Elaeis guineensis isolate ETL-2024a chromosome 10, EG11, whole genome shotgun sequence genomic window carries:
- the LOC105053034 gene encoding probable pectinesterase/pectinesterase inhibitor 16: MFPYGIMSMDERVSSKDREQKKKFILWAFAMSIVVIPSTALSLTTINQAAAKPKALASSHQSFSTVYRTTAAGATTTKTSSAIASACEATLYPNACESALASIAGAPTKSAKDLFDVSVQFAMGRVHSVRSMAYNLTLKHRQLGSGRPSGMDDCLELLDITLDQLNDVANPKKSSSPHDIKTWLSAALTNQATCKDSLQTLEASDGKDAMNHQVESLTQFISNSLALHKKLNGGKNAGGRKLLSDGSPAWLSPGDRKLLEASPEDIRADAVVAKDGSGTHKTINEAIAFVSLASGGGRSVIYVKAGTYNEYIKIPTKQKNVMLMGDGKGKSVIVGSRNVEKGYSTYGSATVAAMGAGFIAKRLTIINNSGPSKNQGVALRVGADRSVIYQCSIQGYQDTLYTHSNRQFYLQDDIYGTVDFIFGNSAVVFQNCYIQPRKPAGGQKNSITAQGRLDPNQNTGISIQKCRIIGASDLDGTPTYLGRPWQKYSRTVVMETYMDDSIDPAGWEPWSGSFALSTLYYGEYANTGPGASTSGRVGWPGVHSSLSAAEATQFTVAEFISGDSWLPGTGVSYTAGL, translated from the exons ATGTTCCCCTACGGCATCATGAGCATGGATGAGAGAGTGAGCTCCAAAGATAGGGAGCAAAAGAAAAAGTTTATCCTGTGGGCATTTGCTATGTCCATAGTGGTTATCCCATCGACTGCGCTATCCCTGACAACCATAAACCAAGCAGCAGCTAAACCCAAAGCTCTAGCTTCCTCTCACCAGTCCTTCAGCACAGTCTATAGGACCACCGCCGCCGGCGCCACCACCACCAAGACCTCCAGCGCCATCGCCTCCGCCTGCGAGGCCACCCTCTACCCAAATGCATGCGAGTCCGCCCTCGCCTCCATCGCCGGAGCACCGACAAAGTCGGCAAAAGATCTCTTCGACGTCTCCGTCCAGTTTGCCATGGGCCGCGTCCACTCGGTCCGCTCCATGGCCTACAACCTAACCCTCAAGCACCGGCAGCTCGGCTCCGGCCGCCCCTCCGGCATGGACGACTGCCTCGAGCTCCTCGACATCACCTTGGATCAACTCAACGACGTCGCCAACCCGAAGAAGAGCTCCAGTCCTCACGATATCAAGACCTGGCTCAGCGCCGCCCTCACCAACCAAGCGACGTGCAAGGATAGCCTCCAGACCCTCGAGGCCTCCGACGGGAAGGACGCCATGAACCACCAAGTAGAGAGCTTGACGCAGTTCATCAGCAACTCGCTCGCACTCCACAAGAAGCTCAATGGTGGCAAGAATGCCGGCGGCCGGAAGCTACTATCCGACGGATCTCCGGCATGGCTGTCCCCCGGAGACCGCAAGCTTCTGGAAGCTTCCCCGGAGGACATCCGGGCCGATGCGGTGGTGGCCAAGGATGGTAGCGGGACCCACAAGACGATCAACGAGGCCATCGCCTTCGTGTCGCTGGCCTCCGGCGGTGGCAGAAGTGTGATTTACGTGAAAGCCGGGACCTATAATGAGTACATCAAGATTCCAACCAAGCAGAAGAACGTTATGCTGATGGGAGACGGAAAGGGCAAATCGGTCATTGTGGGCAGCAGGAACGTCGAGAAAGGGTATTCGACTTACGGGTCCGCGACCGTCG CTGCGATGGGTGCGGGCTTCATCGCCAAGCGCCTGACCATCATCAACAACTCCGGCCCATCTAAGAACCAGGGTGTGGCCTTGAGAGTTGGTGCTGATAGGTCTGTGATCTACCAGTGCTCCATCCAGGGATACCAGGACACCCTATACACTCACTCCAACCGCCAGTTCTATCTGCAGGATGACATCTATGGCACCGTCGACTTCATCTTCGGCAACTCGGCGGTGGTCTTCCAGAATTGTTATATCCAACCCCGGAAGCCCGCCGGGGGACAGAAGAACTCGATCACGGCGCAGGGCCGGCTTGACCCGAACCAAAACACCGGCATATCGATCCAAAAATGCAGGATCATCGGAGCGTCGGACTTGGACGGCACCCCGACATACCTTGGTAGGCCATGGCAAAAGTACTCCAGGACGGTGGTGATGGAGACCTACATGGATGACTCAATCGACCCGGCAGGGTGGGAGCCATGGTCAGGTAGCTTTGCACTGTCCACACTCTATTATGGCGAATATGCTAATACGGGCCCAGGGGCCTCCACATCGGGCCGGGTCGGTTGGCCCGGTGTCCACTCGTCGCTCTCCGCCGCAGAAGCAACCCAATTTACTGTTGCAGAATTCATCTCCGGTGACTCATGGTTGCCGGGCACCGGTGTCAGCTACACCGCCGGACTGTGA